From Gemmatimonadota bacterium, a single genomic window includes:
- a CDS encoding aldo/keto reductase, with translation MPLIDLGPGYSIPRVILGGWQLSAGHADRTLERSELFSRWDSFLDQGFTTFDCADIYTGVEATIGEYVRRRLAAGQAPPQVHTKFVPDLATLPTLNRRGVQRIIDRSLARLGLERLDLVQFHWWDYRVARYAEVLGYLGDLARDGKIRLIGLTNFDTPRLHELLAIRVPVVSMQLQYSILDQRPARGLAAACQGGNVALLCYGTLAGGFLSRRWLGRAEPLELLNRSLVKYRLVIDDLGGWPVFQRILAVVAEIANRHRVEVSAVAARIILDRPGVAAIIVGMPSAERAQELRSALALRLTDADRTSLAEATGPAPGPFGDVYGAERDLSGRHAAIMRYDLNAQAGDG, from the coding sequence ATGCCACTGATCGATTTGGGACCCGGGTACTCGATTCCACGGGTTATTCTGGGCGGCTGGCAACTCTCGGCCGGCCACGCCGATCGGACTCTGGAGCGGTCCGAGCTGTTTTCCCGATGGGATAGCTTCTTGGACCAGGGATTCACCACCTTTGATTGCGCCGACATCTATACCGGCGTCGAGGCGACGATCGGCGAGTACGTTCGGCGCCGGCTGGCGGCGGGCCAGGCTCCGCCTCAGGTTCACACCAAGTTCGTGCCCGACCTGGCCACGCTCCCCACCCTCAACCGCCGGGGCGTCCAGCGAATCATCGACCGATCCCTGGCCCGGCTCGGCCTCGAGCGGCTTGACCTGGTCCAGTTCCATTGGTGGGACTACCGAGTCGCGCGCTACGCCGAGGTGCTAGGGTACTTGGGCGACCTGGCCCGAGACGGAAAGATCCGGCTGATCGGCCTGACCAACTTCGACACCCCCCGGCTCCACGAGCTCCTGGCCATTCGGGTGCCGGTCGTTTCGATGCAGCTCCAGTACTCCATCCTCGATCAGCGCCCCGCCCGAGGCTTGGCGGCCGCGTGCCAAGGCGGCAACGTGGCCCTGCTCTGCTACGGGACGCTGGCGGGCGGGTTTCTGTCGAGGCGTTGGCTCGGCCGGGCCGAGCCGCTCGAGCTTCTCAATCGCTCGTTGGTGAAGTACCGGCTCGTGATCGACGACCTCGGCGGATGGCCGGTGTTTCAGAGGATATTGGCGGTCGTCGCGGAAATCGCAAACCGCCACCGGGTCGAGGTGTCGGCGGTGGCCGCTCGGATCATTCTCGACCGGCCCGGTGTCGCGGCCATAATCGTCGGGATGCCGAGCGCCGAGCGAGCCCAGGAACTCCGGTCGGCATTGGCCCTCCGGTTGACCGACGCCGACCGGACCTCCCTGGCTGAAGCGACCGGACCCGCCCCCGGTCCGTTCGGGGATGTCTATGGGGCCGAGCGGGATTTGAGCGGCCGGCATGCTGCCATCATGCGATACGACCTCAACGCCCAGGCCGGCGACGGGTAG
- a CDS encoding TIGR04076 family protein, whose translation MTAGSDQFSLYDLRVEVIEGRGRMLCHEQVGDYFEVHGGRIAFPTGQGFPLYAMAALLPLLPAKQRETHRNDWMTTDSDIACPDVHCGAIYRISRTGKRTFRHSEESGEPLAG comes from the coding sequence ATGACCGCCGGATCCGACCAGTTCAGTCTGTACGACCTGCGGGTCGAAGTGATCGAGGGCCGGGGCCGAATGCTCTGTCACGAGCAGGTCGGTGACTACTTCGAGGTCCACGGCGGCCGGATCGCCTTTCCGACGGGTCAGGGCTTTCCCCTGTACGCCATGGCGGCCCTGTTGCCCTTGCTGCCGGCAAAGCAACGGGAAACCCACCGGAACGATTGGATGACCACCGACTCGGACATCGCCTGCCCCGACGTCCACTGCGGCGCGATCTATCGGATTTCCCGAACCGGCAAGCGGACGTTCCGGCATAGCGAAGAATCCGGCGAGCCGCTCGCCGGATGA